One Rhizophagus irregularis chromosome 5, complete sequence DNA window includes the following coding sequences:
- a CDS encoding uncharacterized protein (SECRETED:cutsite_LYS-SW; SECRETED:prob_0.5744); SECRETED:SignalP(1-22), whose amino-acid sequence MNLSSYFITIAIFFLLIKPLYSSWNNIIYNETERLVIAQTFDLRDKTILHMTRPINETCVEAKIDLRILHQNGIIEVASIDYQIPEHNFCNGIFQIKRYQLNYLLVLYVNSTDIESASYYVLLVDYEGKFISNTYLAPVSVINGSLYTCGTTITSYTTEEYGILFTTYESETVVSWSYLDGLDDKRNIIKINNGKQSLKTPFGPYFVSPRIEGNFIFITYDSMNAENKCVESNDPTDIRFIVYVSYLKPIMNGVDGPFIIYQSTIPHLSVDKFVCGNTRMSMSSFCILVMNSVKANKKSKKHLLKISFQDSGSVFNIEKYSNLKFDDNVIKLELHNLYYGGFLLSLLKRTPDKIINNLQGTILNNDGNYYSNWGLPTDLKVTQEFYVIGDFNNGTMYLIAQEDEFSWKISSSNLPRISNDYNNPCVNKTFPLIGSNVWISTSQINITYNMPVTLSINNFTIYQDDNGVPILRQSIPGNPSKVFSLSNDNRTIHINVLESTFNKPNANYYIVIDDNAVKDLISNQPLAGVGKNYWNFETSGINDDKFADDSSGTFSLTADGTKYYYNLPQDRKSEFFLQLKADLAKAIPIDINRLDIKCCEFDNGQIILILFIKCKMNKNERNVIDVIKDLDMLIREKETSPISWFNTTNFIDATFGFKQTHDFFDCYKFHIIGILIGIITIGLIYYCIKKKYPKGKNIFIFKFSLILLDFALDITFILTKGNKVNGILIPSIIFCVVPTTINIILGISIVLQEITKNKNFYKWFKNNTSIVALFTILAGTDIEILNILTSQVAGIMIFNAPISVKAESYIFWGSFLGLFIEDIPQLIIQVIYINLTVTYDTIPFLTLLTSAIILANKIVSRIYYSIIQLNIKKRMSNMSSIVGS is encoded by the exons atgaatttatcatcatattttataactaTAGCAATTTTCTTTCTGCTTATAAAACCCTTATATTCTTCTTGGAATAACATTATATATAACGAAACCGAAAGGCTTGTAATTGCTCAAACATTTGACTTAAGAGATAAAACAATTTTACACATGACTAGACCAATCAATGAGACCTGCGTTGAAGCAAAAATTGATCTTAGAATATTACATCAAAATGGTATTATTGAAGTTGCAAGTATTGATTATCAAATACCAGaacataatttttgtaatggaatatttcaaattaaacgTTACCAACTGAATTATTTATTGGTGCTTTACGTGAATTCCACTGACATTGAATCAGCAAGTTATTATGTGTTACTTGTTGATTACGAGGGAAAATTTATTAG taatacaTATCTTGCACCTGTCTCCGTAATAAATGGAAGTTTATACACCTGTGGTACTACGATCACATCATATACAACCGAAGAATACGGGATTCTTTTTACGACGTACGAAAGCGAAACTGTTGTATCATGGAGTTATTTAGACGGACT TGATGATAAGagaaacattattaaaatcaataatggAAAACAAAGTTTGAAAACTCCATTTGGTCCATACTTTGTTTCTCCGAGAATAGAAGggaactttatttttattacatatgaCTCAATGAATGCTGAAAATAAATGCGTTGAATCTAATGATCCAACTGACATTAGGTTTATAGTTTATGTCTCTTATCTTAAGCCTATCATGAATGGAGTAGATGGTCCTTTCATAATTTATCAATCAACAATTCCACATTTAAGTGTGGATAAATTTGTTTGCGGTAACACTCGTATGAGCATGAGTTCTTTTTGCATTTTAGTAATGAATAGCGTAAAagctaataaaaaatcaaaaaaacatttattaaaaatatcttttcaAGATTCAGG ttctgtatttaatattgaaaaatattcaaatttaaaatttgatgataatgtaataaaaCTAGAATTACACAATTTATATTACGGAGGTTTtttgttatctttattaaaacgtACCCccgataaaattataaataatcttcAAGGAACAATACTTAATAATGACGGAAATTATTATAGCAATTGGGGCCTTCCAACAGACTTAAAGGTAACTCAAGAATTTTATGTAATAGGAGATTTCAACAATGGGACCATGTATTTAATTGCTCAAGAAGATGAATTTTCTTGGAAAATTTCATCTTCAAATTTGCCAAGAATATCCAACG attataataatccATGTGTCAATAAGACCTTTCCACTTATTGGCTCTAATGTCTGGATATCGACGTcccaaattaatattacatataatatgCCTGTAAcgttatcaattaataatttcaccaTATATCAAGATGATAATGGAGTCCCTATATTGCGTCAATCTATCCCAGGCAATCCTTCAAAAGTATTTTCACTTAGTAATGATAACAGAACGATACATATAAATGTCTTAGAAAGCACTTTCAACAAACCGAATGCAAATTATTACATCGTTATTGATGATAATGCTGTTAAAGATCTGATATCAAACCAGCCTCTAGCCGGTGTTGGGAAAAATTATTGGAACTTCGAAACTA gtggcataaatgatgataaatttgcag aTGATTCTTCTGGAACATTTTCTTTAACGGCTGATggaacaaaatattattataatcttccACAAGATCgtaaatcagaattttttttacagttaAAAGCTGATCTGGCCAAAGCAATTCCAATTGATATTAATAGATTGGATATTAAATGTTGTGAATTTGATAATggtcaaataattttaatattatttatcaaatgtaaaatgaataaaaatgaaagaaatgtaATTGATGTTATAAAAGATTTAGATATGTTAATTAGAGAGAAAGAAACCTCCCCTATTTCATGGTTTAACACAACCAATTTTATAGATGCTACTTTTGGATTTAAACAAACTc atgatttttttgattgctataaatttcatattattggTATACTTATTGGAATAATTACCATaggattaatttattattgtattaagaAAAAGTATCCTAAG ggtaaaaatatttttatatttaaattttctttaatattattggacTTTGCCTTGGATATTACATTCATTCTAACTAAAGGAAATAAGGTTAATGGAATACTCATTCCAAG tataattttcTGTGTAGTACCAACAacaatcaatattattttaggtATTTCTATAGTACTtcaagaaattacaaaaaataagaatttttataaatggtTTAAAAACAATACAAGTATAGTAgctttatttacaatattggCAGGTACtgatattgaaatattaaatatacttacttcTCAAGTTGCTGgtataatgatatttaatgCTCCTATTTCTGTAAAAGCTgaatcttatattttttgggGTAGTTTTCTTGGGCTTTTTATTGAAGATATTCCTCAATTAATTATTCAG gttatttatataaatttaacagTTACATATGATACTATTCCGTTTCTTACTTTATTGACAAGTGCTATTATTTTGGCAAATAAGATAGTTTCtagaatatattattcaattatacaactaaatataaaaaaaaggatgtctAATATGTCTAGTATAGTTGGCAGTTAG
- a CDS encoding centromere/microtubule-binding protein cbf5 — MADSIESEGYSIKPQKHTPALDTSEWPLLLKNYDKLHVRTGHYTPVTHGCSPLKRAIIDYIKYGIINLDKPANPSSHEVVAWVRRILEVEKTGHSGTLDPKVTGCLIVCVDRATRLVKSQQSAGKEYVCVIRFHDALESAKKFTQGLETLTGALFQRPPLISAVKRQLRIRTVHETKMIEFDENRHLGLFWVSCEAGTYIRTLCVHLGLILGVGAHMAELRRVRSGALSENDDIVTMHDVLDAKWVYKNTRDETYLRRVIRPLESLLTTYKRIVVKDSAVNAICYGAKLMIPGLLRYEDGIELNEEIVLMTTKGEAIALGIALMTTAVMSSVDHGVVAKIKRVIMERDTYPRAWGLGPKAMEKKKLISEGKLDKYGRVNDNTPNSWKTSFVDLSAVGTKGDPGTSSSATVPPANLVTAVPTAPPVTSAQSTEDQEEGTSLAKKRKIEEDSDIPTGESKSSKKEKKAKKVKIKEMSTQKKMSDDEKVIDAEESSKEKHLKKKLKKEKKSDVSEHETTITVEGEKKEKKKKSKKDKKEKKSKSS; from the exons ATGGCTGATTCAATAGAGAGCGAAGGATACTCTATTAAACCTCAAAAACATACACCAGCTTTAGATACATCAGAATGGCCTTTGCTCTTAAAA AATTATGATAAGCTTCATGTTCGTACAGGTCATTATACACCCGTCACTCATGGATGTTCACCACTTAAGCGTGcaataattgattatattaa ATATGGAATAATCAATCTTGATAAACCCGCAAATCCTTCATCTCATGAAGTCGTGGCATGGGTACGGCGTATCCTTGAAGTTGAAAAGACAGGTCATAGCGGTACCTTAGATCCTAAAGTAACAGGCTGCTTGATAGTTTGTGTAGATCGGGCGACTCGTTTAGTTAAATCACAGCAAAGTGCAG GAAAGGAGTATGTGTGCGTAATTCGATTTCACGATGCTCTTGAATCTGCCAAGAAGTTTACACAAGGCTTAGAAACACTCACAGGGGCTCTCTTCCAACGACCTCCTTTAATTTCTGCTGTAAAACGTCAATTGCGTATCCGTACCGTTCATGAAACAAAGATGATTGAATTCGATGAAAATCGACACTTGGGATTGTTTTGGGTAAGCTGCGAAGCAGGAACTTATATCCGAACATTATGTGTGCATCTGGGGTTGATTCTTGGAGTTGGAGCTCATATGGCAGAACTTCGACGCGTTCGTTCTGGTGCATTGTCTGAGAAT GATGATATTGTAACAATGCATGATGTTTTGGATGCCAAATGGGTATACAAAAATACAAGAGAcg aaaCATATCTTCGAAGAGTTATTCGTCCTCTTGAATCTCTTCTCACGACATATAAGAGAATTGTTGTCAAAGATAGTGCCGTCAACGCCATTTGTTATGGTGCTAAACTAATGATACCAGGTCTGCTTCGATATGAGGATGGTATTGAGTTAAATGAAGAGATTGTTCTTATGACTACAAAAGGTGAAGCTATTGCTCTAGGTATAGCATTAATGACCACTGCAGTTATGAGTTCTGTAGATCACG gaGTTGTcgcaaaaataaaaagagtgaTTATGGAGCGTGATACATATCCAAGGGCATGGGGATTAGGGCCCAAG GCTATGGAAAAGAAGAAACTAATTTCCGAAGGAAAATTAGACAAATATGGTCGCGTAAATGATAACACCCCTAATTCTTGGAAAACTTCATTTGTAGATCTCAGTGCAGTTGGTACTAAGGGCGATCCCGGTACATCATCATCGGCCACAGTTCCACCTGCCAATTTAGTTACTGCTGTACCGACTGCACCACCAGTTACATCAGCTCAATCAACGGAAGATCAGGAAGAAGGAACAAGTTTGGCTAAAAAG AGGAAAATCGAAGAAGATTCCGATATTCCTACAGGAGAGTCAAAATCatcaaagaaagaaaagaaggCAAAGAAGGTCAAGATTAAAGAGATGTCTACACAaaag AAAATGTCAGACGATGAAAAAGTTATTGATGCTGAAGAATCATCAAAGGAAAAGCATCTGAAAAAGAAacttaagaaagaaaaaaagtctGACGTATCCGAACATGAAACTACAATAACTGTTGAAGgagaaaagaaggaaaagaaaaaaaaatcaaagaaagataaaaaagaaaagaaatcaaaatcttcgtaa